ATGTTTTTGCGAACTTCACGCTTCCGCTCTTGTACGGATCGGCGGTCAAAAGTGGGACCCAATCCGAACACGATCACAATGGGACACATGCGGTGGCAGGAGCCGATTCTCTTGTGCTGGCCGTTGGATCAGCGGATCGGCTTCTGTGGGGGACACCTGGGTACACGGGTTCATGGGTATCCTCAATGGGTGAATGGTGTAGTTTTGGGCTGCATAATCTTTCTCTGAGTAACTTTTTTCAAAAGACATTAAAATCATTTACCAACTATACAATAATAGTTACCTATCaataaatcattaaatttgCGCACTTGTGTAAGCCAAAAATAGATTATACTCCATTTGCAAAACGCTTTCGAAATTAATTatcttttgccattttcccctGCCCAACCGCTTTCACCATTATTTCTACAATGGCCTTCCGCAGATTAATGCCGGTTCAATAGCATTCGCATAGATCTACATTTGCCCGCGGGATACGGTGTATAATTGGTCATCTGGGAGCCACTCCCTTCGCATGCTTGGCCAAATGTAAACAATTAAGCGGCCAATGCAAATATGAATGAGATTTTCCCCCACAAGCCAATTACTCAAAGCCCGAACCGCTGGAAAAACGAGGAAGTGAGCTGCCAATGAGCGTAAACAGGCAAACACCTTGAAGCGCATAAATTAAACCGCATCGACAGGTCCGAAAAAACTCGGAAGGAGTTGCAGTGGAGcggagtgaagtggagtggagttgCAGTGGAGTGAAATTATTTCGGATCCAATCCAGTTTGTGGCTGCAGGCTGGCACCTAGAAGATGGCCAAAAGTCGAAGAATATGGCTAGAATGGCCAGAATACGCGAGTGAGTGGGCGCTGCCAATTGAGCCAATTGAAAGGCCACAACgcgtatacgccccgttgcACTCGACTGGCAATAACGATGGCTTTATAAACGGCTAAGTCGATCTACCCCCACTCCCCCATTAAATGGTATAAACCGCTAGACTAACTAATGAAGCGCACACGCATAACTTAATACCAGCCATTCGACATTTGTCGAGCTTGTTGTGGCATTTCGTATTAATAAAACATCCAAGACAATCAGCCAACAAAGAGCCAACTAATTTTTGGAAGCGTTCAAAACTCGTTTTTAACACCTCAGGGGTGGAGCCTTTCGTCGGTGCGAGGGAGACGGGGCACCTGGCGGGTGGCAGAGGGAGAGGGACTGATTTGGTGGGGGGCCATCACAGAAATCAAGTCACAATAATATGTAAATGTTCTCGTGTTTCGAGAGCGTCGAACATTTCGCTGTGGCGATTAATTAAAGACTCATTAAGAATTTGTTCAACTCGGGCGATTAATTAAAAGGCTGTTAAATGTGAAAGGGGCGAAAACAAAGAGTAACCGCTGACTTAAGAAATCTAACTAATGTCCATCAAAAGACTCGAAACACAAACTTGACATACATACGACATACCAGCCCATTGGTAAATGAGTAAAATATTGATACATTACTTTATGTTATTTCTTTGTACATAAGAAGGACAAAATTTGACTGCGACTTTACCTCAAGACTTGGCAACCTGATACGGATGTACCGCACTGTAAAAAGGGAGATGACAAATGCCTTCGGTGGAGCTGCTGATAAATGCCCACCAGTTCGGGGGCTGTTTGAAAAATCGTTTGGCCAGAGATCACGCAACGGCCAAATTGAAACGTCACCAGTCGCAAGCGGCCAagattgttattgttggccGACTGGCGCTGTTTCTCCATGAATATTAACACATTAAAATGGTAAACGTGGTTGAGTGAAAAATTAACCCAAAGCAGCCGAAATGCCGCTGCGGCTGCAGCCTAAATTATGCAAAGTCATCAAGTCAACGTTATCCAAACATCAATGGCCTGCGAGGCCTGGGAAAAAATTAGCATAAGCCCAGCGTTCCGACGCACCGAAGAGGAGCTCCTGCAGCCTGAGGGAGGACTCGCACACTCCGGAAAAGGGGGCTTACGTTTTTGAAATTCCTCTATGGCcaaggaaatattttaataatattttactcCATAAGATATAGAGCTTTTCCTTTAAAGATTGATTGAATATTACATACTTGCAATGCTGCCTCTATGGAAATTGGGAAATACTCTCCCTACtttcttataaataataaaacttgaaattaatttcgaaGAAACAATTAAGTTTTACTCCTATGCTATATATAATGAATATTCAGCTAATAAGTTAAGAATTCAGAAACAGACTTATTTAAACTGGATACATATCCATATTCCAAGATTATACATTAATGTGAAAGGAACTAGTGAATTTGTGCGAGTGCAGGAAGGCCGAGTTAAGGAACAGGGAATGGCCCAGGCATCGCAGGAATGCCACATTGATGCAGTCACTTTGATAGCGCGACATTAGCagcaatttatatgcaaatgcagcagcgcAGGGAAGAGGAGCGAATGGGATGCAACGGCGAGTACCACAAACTGATTGATGGTCTCATTTCAAAAGATGCCAAAGTGCGTGAGCCAGAAAGCAAAAGGCAAGCCAAAGAACGAGGACTGGAGACTGTATACTGGAGACTGGAGAGGATTGGGAGCAGCAGTGGGCCATGTAGGCCAGCATCATTAATGCGAATCATTAGCAGTGCTCGCTGATAAGATCGGGTGCAAATTATGCGGCAGTCGCAGCTGGAACAAAGCCCTCGAAAAGTCATGGCCTTCGGCTCCTCCCTTCTGGCCATGATTATGATGCTCGGCTGCCCAGAGATTCCCGAGGGGCGGCGAGTgcgtaatttttaattgccaattaaaatgGCTCCAATGAAGATGTGTAAGCTGCTCCAAGAGCTAGAACTTGAAGTCGTTCGGCCGTAATTAGGGGATGGTCCGAATTAACCTTATTACAATTATTTGGGGCGTTCACCAAAAAAGCTTTGTAATTGGTAATTCATTGAGTATGTACTACATTGCTAAAGTAATTTTGTTGACTTACTTgcggaaaaaacaaaaactagtTGGTGTATTGTTATGATACTTTATGTTTAtatacaactacaactacaactacaactacaactacaactacaactacaactacaactacaactacaactacaactacaactacaactacaactacaactacaactacaactacaactacaactacaactacaactacaactacaactacaactacaactacaactacaactacaactacaactacaactacaactacaactacaactacaactacaactacaactacaactacaactacaactacaactacaactacaactacaactacaactacaactacaactacaactacaactacaactacaactacaactacaactacaactacaactacaactacaactacaactacaactacaactacaactacaactacaactacaactacaactacaactacaactatacaataaatgtaaacaatattggtaaaattgttaaatacATTCCTTTAgcacaatatatttttttaactaaattaaaattttaaactttgaaaaaatggtaaaaataaaataaaaattgtactttaaatatttgaactACGCGCGTAGTTCAGTATTTCTTATTTCCAGTATTTAGTATTTCCAGTAGTGTGGCCAGCCGAACAGCTTTCCAGTGGCTCCACCGAGCTGTTTTGGTATTCGCAGCGAAAAAGATACTGAACCAAAGAAGCCCACACAAATTCGCAGCTGGAGAAGAAGGAAAAGCCATAAAAGTGTGGAAATGGAACCCAAATAGGCCACAGaaagcagcaaagcagcaggaacaggaacaggatgAGCGGCGAGGAGCAGGCGAGTCTGCTGCGCGTACTGATCAATTGTGCGGAGAAGGCGGCCAACATAGCCAGGACATGTCGCTCCAACGAGGAGCTCCTGGGATTGCTGGTGCAGGAGAAGAGCGGATCGGAGGCCAACGAGCGGTTCGAGCACGACTTCAAGACCCTGGCCGATGTCCTCATACAGGAGACGATCAAGCACGAGGTGGCAGCGCTCTTTCCCGCCATGCAGGATGCCATCCTGGGCGAAGAATCGCCCAATTTCACCAACAAACTGGGTGAGAGTGTCACCATTGCAGTGGGTGCGACTGAGGAGGACACCGCCTCCTGTCTGCAGGCTGTCCTTAGCGGGCACGAGGGTGCTGCCAGCGCGCTGGCCACAGAAGTCCATCGGGAGGTCAGCTTCAGCAGCGAAAAGCTCGGCGAGATTGCCCAACTGCCGGATGAACTGGATTACGCCAACTTGGGCATCTGGATCGATCCCATTGGTTCGTAGCTCCCAAAACTTTTTTCATAGTTTTCCACAGGATATGTTACTTTTAGCTTTTACGTTAGCTTTGCAAATCGTATGTCTTCACATTCGTTTAGGATGAAGTAGATCTGCCCACTCCATCTTCCCATtggaattataatttattatatttatacgtCCAATGAGAACCGTATGAGTAATTCTCGAACGCATTTctagattttgtttgtttatgtgtGTATTCCCTAGTGTGATATCACCATCAGAAGCAACACCAAACCGACGAGCTAATACACTATTTCGTTCTTTAATCTCAATTACTTGAAATCAAAATATGTACTTGTATCTTGCAGACGCTACCGCTGAGTACATTTCGGGCGACACCATGTTCACCGACTTCCCCGGCATCACGTCCACCGGACTGGACTGCGTCACCGTGCTGATTGGCGTCTACGAACGGGACACCGGAGTGCCGGTGATCGGAGTGATGGCGCAGCCCTTCGGGGAGAAGCTGGAGGAGAACGTGTACAGCTCCTCGATGTTCTGGGGCGTTTGCCTGCCCACGCTAAGGGCACACAACTGCGATTTCGAGGCGCGCGATGAGAACCGTCGTTTGGGCATCTTCTCCAGCTCGGAGCAGTCCGACATACTTCAGCGTTTCCTCGACCTGGGCTACGAGTTTGCATTTTCTGCTGGTGCTGGGCATAAGGCCTTGAAGGTGATTACCCACGAGGTTGATGTGTATCTGCTTAGCAAAGGGTCCACCTTCAAGTGGGACACTTGTGCTCCCCAAGCCATTCTCCGTGCCCTCGGCGGAGATGTACTGGATTATACCGCCAGTGTGGCGGAGCAGAGAGCAGTACCACTAAAGTACCTGATTGAGGATGCTGAAGCTGATGCCCATTGGAAGCGAAATGCAGGTGGTATAATCTCTGTGCGCAATGTCGATGTTgtggaggagctgctggccaaaCTGGCTGAGCAATGAATGTTGTTGTTATATGTTGTAATCTCATTATTGCTGTTGTAATTGATTCGGTGTTTTGCTAACAGTGAGTCGAATTCGTAGGGATAGAAACCATTGCATGGATGTTGTTAATAAATGGAACCTGAAAACGTGTACAAACATCCATTCACAATCGTTTTTGTACAACAAAATACATGGctatttaattacaaaatgtcCAATTGCCAAAGACCTCAATTATGCGtttcatttgcaattaaaatttgtattgttcGTTATTCCTAAATCAACATAAGTGTGGATAAAATATGCTTTCTTAAGGGTAGTCTACTTATTGGAGTTTCTATGTCGTTCAAACAATGAGCGTTCTGAGCATTAAAACAATTCAAGAAATTCAGCAAGAATGACAAACATCTTTGCAAATACGATAACTAAGGTGTTAAGTCTCTTAGTCGACTCACTCTAAtgtgcttaaataaatataaactattATCAAAATCATGTCCATAAAAGAAAACACTTTGGAGTACACTTAATGCTACTTTTATATGCGGGAAAACGAACCTGGGCCATCGGTTTCAGATGTCCTTAAGCTCCTGGGAGACTCCCAGCTTTTATATTCGCTGAAGACCGACAAGCAATTGGCTTAAAGCGCATAAATATAATTAGATGTACGGATATGGTAACCACACCATTGGGATGTGATTAGAGTTAAGCTACAGCTTAATATTGCACTTTTAGGAAGGTCCAAGAGTTGTCATTGTAATGAACGCAAACAGGCACAATCTTGATCTGTTCTTGATTCTTTTAAGcataaagtttaattaaattcaatttaagaGCATCGTGTCACGACCTAGACTTATCGATAGCTGGCGCCAGTGTCACTAGTAATTTGCCCACCTCTAACCTtgttcataaaaataaaaactagcGTTCCATTTATTTTCCCATCGGCCCGAGCGCTATTCCCAATCCATTAACACGTCTAAATCCTGGAGTACAAGGGATCCGGTGAAGCGACTACCGAAAACCGCTTGATCGCTTCTGGATGTGGGTGAATAAACAGTGAAGTAGCGAAGAGTCCAAAGGATACGACCCCAATCCACTTGTCAACGTTGGAGGAGGAGCCGCCATGAATGCCCTGCGGCAGTTCTACCTGGAGATCCCGGTGGTCACACGAGCCTACACCACGGTGTGCGTGCTGACCACCTTGGCGGTGGTAAGTGCATCCCGGATCGCGTTCTTAATCGCGGATGACGTGTACGTGTATTATCGTCGATTATAATTTGCCAACTTTCTAGCATCTGGACCTGGTGTCGCCGCTGCAGCTATACTTTAATCCCACGCTGATTGTGCGCAAGTTCCAGATCTGGCGCCTGGCCACCACATTCCTGTACTTTGGCACCATAGGCATAAGCTTCTTTTTCAATATGGTGTTTACATATCGCTATTGCCGCATGTTGGAGGATGGCTCTTTCCGCGGACGCAGCTCTGATTTTGTCATGATGTTCATCTTTGGCGGCGTGCTGATGACCTTCTTCGGAATCTTCGTCAACCTGTTGTTCCTGGGCCAAGCCTTCACATTAATGCTGGTCTATGTGTGGTCACGTCGCAATCCACTGGTGCCCATGAACTTCTTCGGGGTGCTTAACTTCCAGGCGCCCTACCTGCCATGGGTTCTACTCTGCTGCTCCATGATCCTAGGAAACACCGTGTGGGTAGATGTCATCGGCATGGGTGTTGGCCATATCTACTACGTGCTGGAGGACGTCTATCCCACACTGTCCAACGGCTACAGACTGATCAAAACCCCCTACTTCTTGTAAGTTCACTTCGAAATGGAATATAACGCTTTTAATTACTAGTCTTTGTCCCTAGGAAACGTCTCTTCAATGAGCACATCGAACGCAACTTCCAGGCGGCTGCCGAGGATCGTCCTGGCGGGTTTCCCTGGGGCGGCGAGGGTCAGCCCCTGCTGCCCGAAGAGAATGCAGATGACGGACAGGATGAAGAGCCAGCGAATCCAGCGGCGCCCGCTGCTGCCGCGCCGCAATAACAAAACTAGTAAACTTGATTGTTAAAACGTTCTTCTGTTCAAAACGACGACGATGACAACAATGTTGTGTACCCCTCCGCCACCTTCCGTTTGGTGCTTGGTGTAATTAGGCGTATAGTATTGAGAGAAAGGCGTGCAATAGTTAGCCAAAGCTGGTGCAGAGCGTGTGTGTATGTCATTTATTGGTTTGTTTTCTGATGTAGAGCACACTTTCCATCCGAGATGttctttaatttataatttagcCCCAAGGGATGAATCCACGACAGATAGAACCTACACTGCACATGtgattatatacatatatacaaacatGCCACAAATAAATCATTATGTAAAAAGACCACTTTGCACGTTTCTAATTCTTGAAAACGCTTAGAAATGCATAGCGACTTTATTCctcatacattttttttattttcgcgaCTGAGCTTCATAGGTTTTACAGTGAGATAAAAATAGTATTCAAATGCGCGCCAAGCATTTGATACGTTGCCACCTGTCAACTCAAATCGAGCCTTAATTCGAAGTTAGCCAACACTGGCTGCCtcaaaacagtttttatttgCTCAATTATTTTTTAGTCAGCTGCTAAGAAATATAGTATTAGAATGTTATATATGAAATAAACTCAGGATGTCCAGAATTTTAATGAGCCAACTGACCCACCCGCAGCGTGTCCGCCTGCTGTACAAAACGATCCTCCGCCTGCACAGAGGTGATATGAAAGATGCCCCTTTACCATAAATTGCATACATTTTAAACGAGACTTCTGCACTCCGTAGGTCTTCCAGCGGAACTGCGTGCTCTGGGCGACAACTATGTGCGGGACGAGTTCCGGCGACACCTCAAGTGCAATCCCATGGAGGCACAGCTATTTATGACAGAGTGGGCCGTAAGTTTTACGTAATATACAAAAAGGCGCCCTTCTAAGCAAATCCTCCATTGCAGCGATATGCGTCCACAATCACCCAACAACTGGGAATTCGGGGCAAGCCCAAGGGGGATTTGGGCGAAGAGATTGACCCGACGACCGTCGAAATGCTGAAGGATGACCAGGTAGTTCAACTATACGAGCTGATGCTGGCGGCCAAGGGAGTTGAAGATGTgcaaggcaaataaattagttgattattttattttcactgTTTCTCCAAGACCTTGTACTCGAATTTGATGCCATTCTCCTCCTGGAGACCGAGTGGCGTGTCCGAATCGGGCGCAACCTCACGGAAGCTGTCCGGGATCGCGGGAAAGAAGGTATCGCATTCAAACTTCTCGTGGATTTTGGTAATGTACAGCCGGTGACATCTTGTCGAGGCCATGGCTTCCTCGTAGACGCCACTACCGCCCACAATCCAAATGTTCTCCACCTCGTTCTTGTCCTCGAGCGCTTTCATGGCCGCCTCGAGATTGCGACACAACAGTACTCCCTTGGGCAATTCGTTTTCCTGGAGTGTGGTGCTCAGCACTATGTTCAGCCGATCGGGAAGAGGTCTCTTGCCTTCCGGCACTCCGAAATAGGTTTTCCTGCCCATCACAACTGCATTGTGCTTGCTAGGATCGCTGGTTCGCTTGG
This genomic stretch from Drosophila yakuba strain Tai18E2 chromosome 3R, Prin_Dyak_Tai18E2_2.1, whole genome shotgun sequence harbors:
- the LOC6537027 gene encoding derlin-2, which translates into the protein MNALRQFYLEIPVVTRAYTTVCVLTTLAVHLDLVSPLQLYFNPTLIVRKFQIWRLATTFLYFGTIGISFFFNMVFTYRYCRMLEDGSFRGRSSDFVMMFIFGGVLMTFFGIFVNLLFLGQAFTLMLVYVWSRRNPLVPMNFFGVLNFQAPYLPWVLLCCSMILGNTVWVDVIGMGVGHIYYVLEDVYPTLSNGYRLIKTPYFLKRLFNEHIERNFQAAAEDRPGGFPWGGEGQPLLPEENADDGQDEEPANPAAPAAAAPQ
- the LOC6537026 gene encoding inositol polyphosphate 1-phosphatase, whose translation is MSGEEQASLLRVLINCAEKAANIARTCRSNEELLGLLVQEKSGSEANERFEHDFKTLADVLIQETIKHEVAALFPAMQDAILGEESPNFTNKLGESVTIAVGATEEDTASCLQAVLSGHEGAASALATEVHREVSFSSEKLGEIAQLPDELDYANLGIWIDPIDATAEYISGDTMFTDFPGITSTGLDCVTVLIGVYERDTGVPVIGVMAQPFGEKLEENVYSSSMFWGVCLPTLRAHNCDFEARDENRRLGIFSSSEQSDILQRFLDLGYEFAFSAGAGHKALKVITHEVDVYLLSKGSTFKWDTCAPQAILRALGGDVLDYTASVAEQRAVPLKYLIEDAEADAHWKRNAGGIISVRNVDVVEELLAKLAEQ
- the LOC6537029 gene encoding dihydrofolate reductase, translating into MRKTIFKFMSFRMLSFNLIVAVCENFGIGINGNLPWRIRSELKYFSRTTKRTSDPSKHNAVVMGRKTYFGVPEGKRPLPDRLNIVLSTTLQENELPKGVLLCRNLEAAMKALEDKNEVENIWIVGGSGVYEEAMASTRCHRLYITKIHEKFECDTFFPAIPDSFREVAPDSDTPLGLQEENGIKFEYKVLEKQ
- the LOC6537028 gene encoding succinate dehydrogenase assembly factor 3, mitochondrial, with protein sequence MSRILMSQLTHPQRVRLLYKTILRLHRGLPAELRALGDNYVRDEFRRHLKCNPMEAQLFMTEWARYASTITQQLGIRGKPKGDLGEEIDPTTVEMLKDDQVVQLYELMLAAKGVEDVQGK